From the genome of Malus domestica chromosome 04, GDT2T_hap1, one region includes:
- the LOC103408603 gene encoding inactive glucose-6-phosphate 1-dehydrogenase 4, chloroplastic isoform X1, which yields MSMSFSGVSLPSSASRPPSDLCFTAYQFSFGAPANFFHSGPGGRVVLHGGPHHFCRKFCGLKRWILENLHSQHHKRKIGPTNEYKSIKNEVKDHLTDHSYSTLSHEDSTCASADSNDRTTKITLQLEESSLPSSKPHDSVTGPTTSLESPSIPQTHSSEFLIEGGAEASLCIAVIGATGELARGKIFPALFALYYSGFLPENVSIFGYSRKDMTDEDLRSMIASTLTCRIDHQENCGNKMDVFLSRTHYINGGYDNREGMSKLNVLMQQFEGKSEANRIFYLSVPQEALINVACSIADNAQTLKGWNRVIVEKPFGFDVLSSHRLTQSLLSKFEEKQIYRIDHLLGRNLIENLTVLRFANLVFEPLWSRTYIRNVQVILSEDLGVQAGKYFDGYGIIRDVVHSHILQTIALLAMEPPISLNGEDIRNEKAKLLRSVRKLEPSDVILGQYKGSTKDEVDVYTNSLTPTYFAAALYIDNARWDGVPFLIKAGMGLIQHRVEIRIQFRHVPGNLYRERMGHNIDRATNELILRDTPDEAILVRVNNKIPGLGLQLDSPELNLLYKDKYNVEVPDSYEHLLLDVIDGDNHLFLRSDELAAAWNILTPVLNEIDKKNIAPELYQLGGRGPVGAYYLWAKHGVPWAED from the exons ATGTCGATGTCGTTTTCAGGTGTCTCATTGCCATCCTCAGCTTCAAGGCCACCAAGCGATCTCTGCTTCACTGCTTACCAATTCTCTTTTGGG GCTCCAGCAAACTTCTTCCATTCTGGGCCAGGTGGGCGAGTTGTGCTCCACGGAGGGCCTCACCATTTCTGCCGGAAATTTTGTGGCTTAAAACGATGGATACTAGAAAACCTACACAGTCAACATCATAAGAGGAAAATTGGACCTACAAATGAGTATAAGAGCATAAAAAATGAAGTCAAAGATCACTTAACGGATCATTCTTATTCGACTTTATCACATGAAG ATTCTACTTGTGCCTCTGCAGATTCCAATGATCGAACTACAAAAATAACTTTGCAACTTGAAGAAAGTTCTTTGCCAAGTTCCAAACCACATGATTCTGTAACAGGGCCTACTACTTCCTTAGAATCTCCTTCCATACCACAAACACATTCCTCCGAGTTTCTCATTGAGGGTGGTGCAGAAGCCTCACTCTGTATTGCGGTCATAGGAGCAACTGGCGAACTGGCAAGGGGAAAAATTTTCCCAGCGCTTTTTGCTCTGTATTACAGCGGCTTTCTTCCAGAG AATGTTAGTATCTTTGGTTATTCAAGAAAGGATATGACAGATGAAGACCTGAGATCAATGATTGCTTCAACTTTGACTTGTCGTATCGACCATCA AGAAAACTGTGGAAACAAAATGGATGTCTTCCTTAGTCGAACACACTACATTAATGGAGGCTATGACAACAGAGAAGGGATGTCAAAGCTCAATGTGCTGATGCAGCAGTTCGAG GGAAAATCTGAAGCAAACCGGATATTTTACCTTTCCGTGCCGCAAGAAGCACTTATAAATGTTGCGTGTTCAATCGCTGATAATGCGCAAACCCTGAAGGGCTGGAATCGTGTAATTGTTGAGAAACCCTTTGGCTTTGATGTATTATCATCTCATCGGTTGACGCAGTCTCTTCTTTCAAAGtttgaagaaaaacaaatctaCAG GATTGATCATCTTTTGGGAAGGAACCTCATCGAAAATCTCACAGTTTTAAGGTTTGCTAATCTAGTGTTTGAGCCGCTGTGGAGCCGTACATACATACGCAATGTACAG GTCATTTTATCAGAAGACTTGGGTGTCCAAGCGGGAAA GTACTTTGATGGTTACGGCATCATTCGTGACGTAGTACACAGTCATATACTTCAAACAATAGCATTGCTTGCCATGGAACCACCAATAAGTCTGAATGGGGAAGATATACGAAATGAAAAG GCCAAACTTCTGAGATCGGTTCGGAAATTGGAGCCCAGTGATGTTATTCTTGGTCAATATAAAGGGAGTACTAAGGATGAGGTTGATGTTTATACGAACAGCCTGACACCCACATACTTCGCTGCTGCATTGTACATTGACAATGCACGTTGGGATGGCGTGCCTTTCCTGATCAAAGCCGGCATGGGACTCATCCAACACAG AGTGGAGATACGTATACAGTTTCGTCATGTTCCAGGAAATCTTTATCGTGAGCGTATGGGGCACAACATCGACCGTGCTACCAATGAGCTGATTCTGCGTGATACCCCCGATGAGGCCATCCTAGTCAGAGTTAACAATAAGATTCCGGGATTGGGGTTGCAGTTGGATTCTCCGGAACTGAATTTGCTCTACAAGGATAA GTATAATGTGGAAGTGCCTGATTCATATGAGCATCTCCTTCTTGATGTCATTGACGGAGACAACCACCTCTTTCTGAGAAGCGACGAGCTTGCCGCTGCGTGGAACATTCTAACTCCAGTTTTGAATGAGATAGACAAGAAAAATATAGCACCGGAGCTGTACCAGTTGGGGGGTCGAGGTCCCGTTGGAGCTTACTATCTCTGGGCAAAACATGGGGTTCCCTGGGCTGAGGACTAG
- the LOC103408603 gene encoding inactive glucose-6-phosphate 1-dehydrogenase 4, chloroplastic isoform X2: protein MSMSFSGVSLPSSASRPPSDLCFTAYQFSFGAPANFFHSGPGGRVVLHGGPHHFCRKFCGLKRWILENLHSQHHKRKIGPTNEYKSIKNEVKDHLTDHSYSTLSHEDSNDRTTKITLQLEESSLPSSKPHDSVTGPTTSLESPSIPQTHSSEFLIEGGAEASLCIAVIGATGELARGKIFPALFALYYSGFLPENVSIFGYSRKDMTDEDLRSMIASTLTCRIDHQENCGNKMDVFLSRTHYINGGYDNREGMSKLNVLMQQFEGKSEANRIFYLSVPQEALINVACSIADNAQTLKGWNRVIVEKPFGFDVLSSHRLTQSLLSKFEEKQIYRIDHLLGRNLIENLTVLRFANLVFEPLWSRTYIRNVQVILSEDLGVQAGKYFDGYGIIRDVVHSHILQTIALLAMEPPISLNGEDIRNEKAKLLRSVRKLEPSDVILGQYKGSTKDEVDVYTNSLTPTYFAAALYIDNARWDGVPFLIKAGMGLIQHRVEIRIQFRHVPGNLYRERMGHNIDRATNELILRDTPDEAILVRVNNKIPGLGLQLDSPELNLLYKDKYNVEVPDSYEHLLLDVIDGDNHLFLRSDELAAAWNILTPVLNEIDKKNIAPELYQLGGRGPVGAYYLWAKHGVPWAED from the exons ATGTCGATGTCGTTTTCAGGTGTCTCATTGCCATCCTCAGCTTCAAGGCCACCAAGCGATCTCTGCTTCACTGCTTACCAATTCTCTTTTGGG GCTCCAGCAAACTTCTTCCATTCTGGGCCAGGTGGGCGAGTTGTGCTCCACGGAGGGCCTCACCATTTCTGCCGGAAATTTTGTGGCTTAAAACGATGGATACTAGAAAACCTACACAGTCAACATCATAAGAGGAAAATTGGACCTACAAATGAGTATAAGAGCATAAAAAATGAAGTCAAAGATCACTTAACGGATCATTCTTATTCGACTTTATCACATGAAG ATTCCAATGATCGAACTACAAAAATAACTTTGCAACTTGAAGAAAGTTCTTTGCCAAGTTCCAAACCACATGATTCTGTAACAGGGCCTACTACTTCCTTAGAATCTCCTTCCATACCACAAACACATTCCTCCGAGTTTCTCATTGAGGGTGGTGCAGAAGCCTCACTCTGTATTGCGGTCATAGGAGCAACTGGCGAACTGGCAAGGGGAAAAATTTTCCCAGCGCTTTTTGCTCTGTATTACAGCGGCTTTCTTCCAGAG AATGTTAGTATCTTTGGTTATTCAAGAAAGGATATGACAGATGAAGACCTGAGATCAATGATTGCTTCAACTTTGACTTGTCGTATCGACCATCA AGAAAACTGTGGAAACAAAATGGATGTCTTCCTTAGTCGAACACACTACATTAATGGAGGCTATGACAACAGAGAAGGGATGTCAAAGCTCAATGTGCTGATGCAGCAGTTCGAG GGAAAATCTGAAGCAAACCGGATATTTTACCTTTCCGTGCCGCAAGAAGCACTTATAAATGTTGCGTGTTCAATCGCTGATAATGCGCAAACCCTGAAGGGCTGGAATCGTGTAATTGTTGAGAAACCCTTTGGCTTTGATGTATTATCATCTCATCGGTTGACGCAGTCTCTTCTTTCAAAGtttgaagaaaaacaaatctaCAG GATTGATCATCTTTTGGGAAGGAACCTCATCGAAAATCTCACAGTTTTAAGGTTTGCTAATCTAGTGTTTGAGCCGCTGTGGAGCCGTACATACATACGCAATGTACAG GTCATTTTATCAGAAGACTTGGGTGTCCAAGCGGGAAA GTACTTTGATGGTTACGGCATCATTCGTGACGTAGTACACAGTCATATACTTCAAACAATAGCATTGCTTGCCATGGAACCACCAATAAGTCTGAATGGGGAAGATATACGAAATGAAAAG GCCAAACTTCTGAGATCGGTTCGGAAATTGGAGCCCAGTGATGTTATTCTTGGTCAATATAAAGGGAGTACTAAGGATGAGGTTGATGTTTATACGAACAGCCTGACACCCACATACTTCGCTGCTGCATTGTACATTGACAATGCACGTTGGGATGGCGTGCCTTTCCTGATCAAAGCCGGCATGGGACTCATCCAACACAG AGTGGAGATACGTATACAGTTTCGTCATGTTCCAGGAAATCTTTATCGTGAGCGTATGGGGCACAACATCGACCGTGCTACCAATGAGCTGATTCTGCGTGATACCCCCGATGAGGCCATCCTAGTCAGAGTTAACAATAAGATTCCGGGATTGGGGTTGCAGTTGGATTCTCCGGAACTGAATTTGCTCTACAAGGATAA GTATAATGTGGAAGTGCCTGATTCATATGAGCATCTCCTTCTTGATGTCATTGACGGAGACAACCACCTCTTTCTGAGAAGCGACGAGCTTGCCGCTGCGTGGAACATTCTAACTCCAGTTTTGAATGAGATAGACAAGAAAAATATAGCACCGGAGCTGTACCAGTTGGGGGGTCGAGGTCCCGTTGGAGCTTACTATCTCTGGGCAAAACATGGGGTTCCCTGGGCTGAGGACTAG
- the LOC114824427 gene encoding polygalacturonase At1g48100-like produces MNLSEGLHMLSMIFARVRVILICFFSFCFFFPPTHGRLQSPNTRYDKDLNPISQISLPPSPSPQAASPSYNAISVHGNTVFNVRSFGAVGDGVADDTQAFKMAWDSACQTEDSEVLVPKGHSFMIQSTIFTGPCSSGLKFQIDGTLVPPDGPDSWPKKNSKRQWLVFYRVNGMSMQGGGVIDGRGEKWWDLPCKPHKGINGTTQPGPCDSPVAIRFFMSSNLRVQGLKVKNSPQFHFRFDNCQHVHIESLTIKAPALSPNTDGIHIENTNNVKLYNSLISNGDDCVSIGAGCYNVDIRNITCGPSHGISIGSLGNLHSRACVSNITVRDSIIKHSDNGVRIKTWQGGSGSVSRIRFHNIHMDTVRNPILLDQYYCLTKNCPNQTSAVQISDILYTNIKGTYDVRSPPMNFACSDSMPCTNLTLSEVELYPAQGVYVAKPICWSAYGTVQSLTIPPVLCLLGGTPQRLPQNDNERC; encoded by the exons ATGAATCTAAGTGAAGGGCTCCATATGTTGAGCATGATATTTGCTAGGGTTCGTGTGATCCTAATTtgctttttctctttttgtttcttctttcctCCCACACACGGCAGACTTCAAAGTCCTAACACTAGATATGATAAGGATTTGAACCCGATATCTCAGATTTCATTGCCACCTTCTCCTTCACCTCAAGCTGCTAGCCCAAGTTACAATGCTATTTCTGTTCATGGTAATACTGTTTTCAATGTGAGATCTTTTGGTGCCGTTGGAGATGGTGTTGCTGATGACACACAAGCATTCAAAATGGCTTGGGATAGTGCTTGTCAAACTGAAGATTCAGAAGTTCTTGTTCCTAAAGGTCATTCCTTTATGATACAGTCCACAATCTTCACAGGGCCATGTAGTTCTGGCCTCAAATTTCAG ATTGATGGAACATTAGTGCCACCAGATGGACCTGATTCATGGCCGAAAAAGAACAGCAAGAGACAGTGGCTGGTTTTCTACAGAGTCAATGGAATGTCAATGCAAGGGGGTGGTGTAATAGATGGGAGAGGAGAGAAATGGTGGGATCTTCCTTGTAAACCCCACAAA GGAATTAATGGAACAACGCAGCCTGGCCCTTGTGATAGCCCAGTT GCCATAAGATTTTTCATGAGCTCCAATTTGCGAGTGCAAGGACTCAAAGTTAAGAACAGCCCCCAGTTTCATTTTCGGTTCGATAACTGTCAACACGTCCACATAGAATCACTTACCATAAAAGCACCTGCTTTGAGTCCCAACACAGATGGAATTCACATAGAGAACACAAACAATGTGAAACTCTACAATTCACTAATCTCCAATG GTGATGACTGCGTCTCAATAGGAGCTGGTTGTTACAATGTAGACATTAGGAACATTACTTGCGGCCCAAGTCATGGAATAAG CATTGGAAGTCTAGGGAATCTCCATTCTCGAGCATGTGTTTCAAATATTACCGTGAGGGACTCGATCATCAAGCACTCTGACAATGGGGTTCGGATCAAAACTTGGCAAGGCGGATCAGGGTCAGTGTCAAGGATAAGATTCCACAACATTCACATGGACACCGTTCGAAACCCGATTTTATTAGATCAGTACTATTGCCTCACCAAGAACTGCCCTAACCAAACCTCTGCAGTTCAGATATCTGATATTTTGTACACAAACATAAAAGGTACATACGACGTCAGAAGCCCGCCAATGAATTTTGCTTGCAGTGACTCCATGCCGTGCACAAATCTCACTCTCTCTGAAGTGGAACTGTATCCTGCTCAAGGAGTATACGTGGCGAAACCTATTTGCTGGAGTGCTTATGGAACAGTGCAGAGCCTTACAATTCCACCAGTTCTCTGCTTGTTGGGGGGTACACCGCAAAGGTTGCCACAGAATGATAATGAAAGGTGTTAA
- the LOC103434061 gene encoding uncharacterized protein yields the protein MGSEGPSLVTIHVTGFKKFHGVSENPTETIVSNLTEYVKKKGSPKGLVLGSCSILETAGQGALVALYQTLRSAINEQDTSNSSRTIWLHFGVNSGATKFAIEHQAVNEATFRCPDEMGWKPQKVPIIPSDGGIAHIRETSLPVEEITKALAKKGYEVMTSDDAGRFVCNYVYYHSLRFAEQNGIKSLFVHVPLFLTIAEETQMQFAASLLEVLTSLC from the exons ATGGGGTCTGAAGGGCCTTCGCTAGTAACTATTCATGTGACCGGTTTTAAGAAATTCCACGGAGTTTCGGAGAATCCGACTGAGACAATTGTCAGTAATCTCACGGAGTATGTGAAGAAGAAGGGTTCACCAAAAGGTCTGGTTCTTGGAAGTTGCAGCATTCTTGAGACTGCAGGACAAGGAGCACTTGTCGCCCTGTACCAGACATTGCGATCTGCTATCAACGAGCAGGATACTTCAAATTCCAGCAGAACTATTTGG TTACACTTTGGTGTTAATAGTGGTGCAACAAAGTTTGCTATCGAGCACCAAGCGGTCAATGAAGCTACTTTCCGTTGCCCTGATGAAATGGGATGGAAGCCTCAG AAAGTTCCGATTATTCCTTCAGATGGTGGAATTGCACATATTCGAGAG ACTTCTCTTCCGGTTGAGGAAATAACAAAGGCCTTGGCAAAGAAGGGTTATGAGGTGATGACCTCGGATGATGCAGGTCGGTTTGTTTGCAATTACGTCTACTACCATTCCCTTCGGTTTGCAGAGCAAAACGGGATCAAGTCACTCTTTGTTCATGTGCCTCTCTTCTTGACCATAGCCGAGGAGACCCAAATGCAGTTTGCTGCTTCCTTGCTAGAGGTACTTACTTCATTATGCTAG